AGACGGATTAAAACCATTTTCAGGAGGTACAGTAGTTTCAAGAAAGAAAGAGCATCATGCATTAGGAAGCGTTACAACTCCCACGTCGTTGCTACGGCgacctgtcagatcggccagTAATGTGTCCCAGTCTGAACTGAGCACAatcccatttggacacttgctaaaaatagtgtggacagtcagccctaaaaattggatatgaaagggaatctgattggTGCAGGGGTGGGGTTCACACAAATACCAATGAAACGTTGCCGCATATCCAGGTGGGAGGGTGGATCCAGGAATTTTTATAGCTTTGCTGTTATCAACATTACCTCCTAGTTCGACGTGTCAAATATCTGCAGTGGAAACTAGTCTAGCAATCACAACAAAAAATGATTTCTGTGTCAAATATGACTGCATATtgttaaaacaaagaaacagaaaaagatagGGTTTAATGTTGTGATAACAAacattgtacttttttttcagCGTCTCTCCGTATCTGGTAACCAGATCCCGGACAAGATTTCAGTGTCTCGCTTGGCTCGCCACAACTTCCAGCACTTCTCTGCcaaaagaaaatgaggaagCTCTTTTTGCCCTTTGCACTGACTCATCattaaaattctatttttaagtGATTCGAACAATTCCTGAGAGACATCCGGCACCACCCGAAAAGATTTCCTTTGTTTCatgcttttggtttttttttcatgtcttatGTCTATGTAGGTGTGCTATAATACACTTTAATATCAACAAACAATGATTCTGATAGAGagaacaacatttattttatgaactGGAAACATAgaacaaatgttttatattacTGTATGTAGAGTAAGAGTATGAccttttattaataaatgcatatttttatatacaaaACATTCTAATAATGTCaagtatttcatttaaatgacaaCAGAGCATGTTTCTGTtggtagtaatgacattttgtTTGCCTCAGCTGAACTGAAGCTTCAACAGATTTGGACGGCATGTGACCATCAGCAGGAGGTCAGTGTTACGCCACAGTGGAAAGGGAAGACACGAGCAGATCATTTTAGCTCCAAGTGAGTCAGCTGCGTTAATTTCACAGATTTAAGGAAGTCAGATTTCCATCATCTCCGTTGCTCAAGCATCAGTTCGTGTTTCTCTTTCCAGCAGTTTTTCTTGGGCTCCCAGGTTCAggtgttctgtttttatctacCTTTAATATTCTTCACTGCAGGGCTTAAAACACAGACTGAGGTAATAAAgtatgtatgaggactgtaattCACAACAGGTTAACACAAGATTAACAGATTAACACAAGAAGTTGGTATTAAACAAAACACGTCGGTGTGTTGAATGAAGTCTTTATTGTGATTCAAGTTTCTTATATGTTAAATCTGGCACAAGTAATATTTCTCAATGACCAGTTCGTAGCGAAAGTGTGGCGTTATGTAGCAGAGATAATCTTTGTGTCAGATACCAGACATCATGACACGAGGGTGTACGTGTGTGATATTGTGTAAGATGAGGTTTTAAGTGTTTACATTTAACTTTTCACCACATCCAGTCTTTAAGCAGAATGCTGCGTGTGAAGCTCAGTCTGTTGTTATCTTCGCGCCTTCAGAGAGTTTgcgggtttttttgtgttttatttattttcactgtgTCGCTCATTCAGCACTCAGGAGTGATCAGATGTCTAAgtcatgaatattttatcaacaaatcacatgaacaaaaacattgaaataatatggtgaaacaaagacagaatttCCAGGTAAATGTTTTAGGGTTGTAGTCAATAATGCATCTCCTCTAACGGACACTCCTTTATCCAGATTCTTTGTTGGACACAAACTTCAGCTTGTTTGAGCCTCTTCTATTGAATATCAAATTTGCAGCTTGTtcttactgtatataaactttTCATTTGTAATAGTTTGTATTGAAGTACAGAGAAAAACATCCCATGCTCGAGCTACGTTTCACGTATGCTTGCAGTGAGTTAGTCATTCTGTAAGTGTGGATATTACCCAGCAGGAAGGTACAGTAACTTCTACAGCATTGGTGCTCATGGGAAGTAGGCCAAACACAAAGCGCCTGTCATCCTCAAGTCCAGGTTTCACTTCTACTAAATCTTGTTTCAAAagtatttcattaaaatcacTTGCATAGTAAAAGTAATCATAACTGAAGACAGGTAAGACCATCACGGACAAGGGCAGACAAATGATGAGAATGTGGGAGGGGAAACTTTAAAATCATGTGTCAACATGCAGAGTAACGTGGGCACATCATTTACAGTACTGTCGATAAATTAAAATGGCATGATGTACTTAAAGCAGAACAAGgggaattatttattatttacgtaATATATAAAGAGGGGTGGGAGGTTCTGGAATGTCAAACCTTTCCTTACTTCATGATTGCAGATTTGTTCCAGTTGGATTATAGAAGATAGCATCCTTGTCTTGAGCTCTGATTTCATTCTCCAGAGTCCCAATGTGAGATTTTAGCCATATGCACTCTGAAATACAATAACTTCATTTTAATACAAAGGTTAACAACCCAACAACTGTCAGCTGCAGCAAATGAATGGCACCGAAACAGCATCGCCGATCAGTTCTGAAAAACACATCAGAATTTCCTTTATTCTGTGATGACTAAAATGACTCATGCTATGCACAAAGCTGGGCTTTCAGGGAatgtacacgcacacacacacacacacacacacacacacacacaaacacacacacacaaattgaatCTACTTTCTGTTTTGGTATGAACTCCGTTACTTTGCCAGAAGGTTGCTGTTGCTTAGCATTCCCATCCATTCAGATTAAtgttatacagtatactgaACAAGGGGATGTGTTGTATGGACACacaattttaacaaattaatataatagattttattgcagtgtgttgctgtgttacgGTAGTTTTACATTTCAGGtacaggaaaacatttcaagaacaggcaaggcattaatatatgaaatttgACTGCGCCTTTTCTAGATTTGTACTGTAGAAACACGGCACAAATTATGTATGGACAataacaacttttaaaaatgtgtctccaacTCTTAACTTTGCATGATTCGGTAGAACGGccaatatatgtatgtatacatgtatataaaatatcaataatatatacacatacacatatgtatatgtgtgtgtttgagtgttcaGTTAGGGTTGCAAAAATATATCAAATGGCCGATCTCTTTCATAATTTCATAGCCTGTAcatgttcagttttatttttactaccATTATTAGAACGTTATAATTAGAAGTaactgcagctctgtttggaCAATGAATCGGTGAAGTTTTGCCACCTCTGCCTCTCTGCTCACTTCCTTCCTCCAAACTCTCAGTGAGGTTCAAGGAAATCGCTCCTGTTTGCACAGACAGCAGGTCCGCCTTTGTAAAATGATCAGTGCACTTCATTCGCCGCGAGCTGCATCCTCCACACTCCAATTCGCTTTTGAGACGCAATGAAGGACATAGGTGTTCTGCTTGTTCTCCTGAGCGCCACAGCTTTCCTGGtaggttttctgtgtgtgtaacTCTGTGATCCATGTTTGCGGTGTTTATCGAGGACTACATGGAGGTTGGATATCAGCAGATTACTGAAACACagtttgttttgtcttcttaCTGATACTAATTCAAGGGAGTTGTTCAAAATCAACACTTTAAAAGTGTAAAAGTATTTTCCATGCCATAACtctgaggtgtgaatgaatgacatcTCTTCAACATTTTTCTGCTCATAGAGACAATAGTGGGACAGTTTCCcaaatcttttgttttcctccaatTGTATGACACGGGTCCTCAGCTGATAGGCTTGTTCTGTGTCAGCTTTACATTACAGCAAAAGACTCACACAGGTCGTGATGTTACGAATGTTTGGTTTCAGTTGCTTGGCATCAGAAGCAGTTTCAGACGGAGTTTCCCACTGTAAACCACCCTGATTGTCTTCCAGTATCATTGTGTGTTTCTCATAAAGACTTTGAGTTGGTTTAAAAAGGCAGCCAGAGGGAAataaggaaaggaaggaaaaaaactaAATCTTCTCTTCCACAAACTTTCACAGAGCTTCACAAAGCTTTACCTTTATTGCCACATCTCGTGTTACCAGAGGGGAGACCACAAAAGAGGTCTGTACTTCTGAAGACACCGCCTCTGCTTCCTGTAAGACGAGAAATACACTGCTGCTGTCAGCATATGGCAACTTTTGCTGGAGACTGAAGAGCATTGCGGTAAATCGCATGCACAGGACAGGTGCATCAAAAATGATGTTCAAAGCACCAATGCTGTGATTCCAGCAGCTGTATTAGTagcattcatgtgtgtgtgtgtgtgtgtgtgtgtgtgtgtgagagagagagagagagagagagagagagagagagagagagagaggctgtaGTTCATTAATACATGTGTGCAGTGATCAAAGCATGAGGAATTCTGAAGGGCGCCACAGACAAGATACTGCAGACATTAAATTCCGTTTTTGGAACAATGGCTGTTTGTTTGACCATGTCTGCACTCATGCCAGCAGTAGCACCAGAAGTGAAAGGTGGGTGAGGTGAGCCTAGTGCAGTTCTACTTAACGCGGATATTTAACTGGATGAAAAACCAGTCATTGGTCACCAACAGTTGGGAAAATGAGCCATCCCACACTCTCATTGTTGTTCACAATTCAAGTAAATTCAAAGACACGTTCCTCTAATGTTCACTTTCCCTTTCCCATAGGTCGGCTCTCTGCCTTATCAGGCTGACTCAAGTGGAAAGTGCCTCAATGCCACGGAGTACCTGGTAGATGATTCTAATCTGTGCTGCAAGAAATGTCACCGTGGTGAGAGTCACGCTGCCAACACAGCAAGAGCTGCAcgttttttaaataatacatgAACTCAAAAGAAATccaagaaacaaagaaacagacagTGCTGTCTTGGCATACATTAATGACATCCCACTTCAacgcggtgatgtattgtgattgtcagcgttcgtgtgttcttctgttcgttcgtccgttagttagtccaccaaatatcttcgtaaccgttgcagatagaaagatgaaacaaaaaacacattactccggtggcaaaagggatgaaaatgaggtgatgaacttgaccttgagaaaactatgtctaggtcaaatttcaacttttgtacacccaggaaccacataagatagaaagacgagggacaaggccagtgtgagtaagaccatagatcaaagctagtgctttggtatatcaaagcactagctttgatatatTAGCCAATATATATAAAGTAGTCAGGTACttctttcagggtaccctgacttaccctgaaagtagatcagggtaagtcacgggatgttgcggtctctgactgccttggttctattTAACAGATTGAAGCTATTTGCTTTTGTCTTTGAGCTTTGGAGTTAATCAACACTTAGATAGAGATCTTTAGTTTTGTTGTGTCACCATAATAGACCAAGAAATCAATTGTTTAATGTAGAGTCATTCTACATATCAGATCATACTGTATTATTtcagtgtgtgtaaatatatgtaGACAAGAAATCTGAACTGAAGCTACAGCCATGCTGGATAAACACTTACTGTATTTTCACACCTACCTGAACGAGTTAAGCGTGAGTTTACACCCCCACCAGCAAGATtcagtttttgttcttgtttccaGTATTATTCTAGAAGTTATGAAGGAATTTTTTGAATTGAGTTGATGAGTAGCAGATCTCACTACAATTGCAGATTAAAGAccactttttcactttcttcagCATGGCAAGAGACTCGACACCCTTTATGCACATTCACCTACCAGCCGATGTTTGTACCGATAGGACCAATGATAGTGTGGCAAAACACCAAATTTATGTAATGGTATCACATCTGGTGAcccataatatttatatttatgttcatttatgTTAAATTCAATGTTGTAAAATAAGAAATTATACAGGGATGAAGCACAACTACAGATCAGTTTGTAGCTGAATCTGTGGTGATTCAGTTGTCAGGTGTCAAACCAATGAGCTAGATCCTGAAGAAAATCTTCATCAGTCGAATATAGTTCTTTTCTTGAATAATTATCAAACTCTTActatataaaaatatgttaCATGATATACACTCATTTGATTTCAACCTCTAGCAGAACGTTTACCTGTTGAAGGCGTCAACTGTTACTGTATGTTGACGTGCTCATACAGTAAAATGTGTAAGGAATAATATCACGTGAATTCTTCTATAGTGTTTTTATCTCCTTGTGGGATTTTCggagaaaaaaatgtacatgttCGTTAAAAGTTTCCCCAACTTTTTGATTAATGTGGATTAAAAATCAAGTACTTCTTTTAAAGGGCAGCGACTGAAAATCGAATGTTCCACAACTACCGAGACCGTCTGTGAGCCATGTCCGACGGGCCAGTACACAGAGGGCAAAAACTACTCTCCAAACTGCTTCTCCTGCAAGAAATGCAAATCATGTAAGCAGCTCCAGTTTAAAGAGACGTGATGCTGATGTTGGATGATTATCGATTGCTTCAGTATATTTTTACAGAAGATGATCCCAGTGAGTAAATTCTTTTTTCTACACCCAGCCAAAGGTCTGTTGTATGTGCAGAACTGCTCCACCACCACAAACTCCTTGTGTGGGTGTCGTCCTGGGATGTACTGCATCATGGGATTTGAGAATCCATACTGTGCAGAATGTAGCAAGTACACGCTCTGTCAAGCTGGTTATGGAGTATCTGCGTCAGGTACAACACTTATTTTCATTAGTCAATAGTTAGAGGATTACCATACCAGTTCTTACATAGGTGATTTTGAAGATGTTGAAATTTTAGCTGCATCATTTTTGTAACGATTGCCTTATAATTAAAGCAAAATGCATGAGCAGAACGCAATGATAGTTTAAAAACTGTAGATTCCATTACAAATGTTGCAAAAAGTCAATTCACATGTTTCCCAGTAAGTGGTAAGTAAGTAGTGTTAACTTGATAATTATGGTGTCACACTAATGGCATCATACTCAACATGAAAGTTTCTGTGTTTCAAATGTAGTAACATGACACATACTTGAAATGTAAAGACTGACAGTGAATGTTTGGGTGTCACCAGGTACGGCTGACTCTAATGTGAAGTGTGAGCCGTGCCCTGAAGGGTCATTCTCCGACACAGCCTCCTACACAGACCGCTGTCGACCTCATACAAGGTATGTGAAGGGCAGTCACACCTGAATACAGATGTTTTTGGGGATCAAAtctttgacttttcattttGCGCCTCCAGCTGTCAAGGGAGGACTGTTATTAGAAAAGGCAACACTACCTCTGACACCGTGTGTGAACCTGGAGGCTTTACATCCAACGCACAACCTGCAACAAAGGAGATCTACACCAAGTTTGGGTTGACAGCTCTGAGCACGACGCTGATCTCAATCTCAGACTCTAAAGCTGCACACAAACCTGAAGACTCCACGCTGTCTATCAGCCTTGTTGCTGCAGAGTCTGTGTCTAACCACTCGACAAAAATCCCACCACCAACCACAGCATCTGGTAGAGTACTTGGTACTGCAACTGACTAAGCATTTAGAACCAGTCATCATGAGAAAACTGAGATATATTCAGCGTCTCAGTATCTTTCTGTCTGAGTCTACATTGTATTGTCGTTCTCCTGTCTTTTAGTTGCTGTCATTGCCAGTGTCAGTGGAGTAATACTTgttgtcatcaccatcattctGCTGTATCTTCGAAAAACATTCTGGAGAAAAGGTGATTAAAAGTGCATTAATCCATGTCTTGTCCTGTAAAGCACCTATGTGGATTTTTGTGTGCTTAACTCTTGCTTGAAACACAGAATGATAtatgatgatgacaaataatggTCTTTATCTCTACCTTACTCACTGTATGTTCTGATTTTTACCCAGGTGCTGCAAGACTTGATCACAAAGTTGATGCAAATGGAAATTGTGAGACTAGTGATAAAGTGAGTCTTGCTTACATTTTTTCCACTCAAAAGCCTTTGAATATAGTTGCGGTTCTCCAGAATAACTAACTATCTGAATGGTTTTCTACTGTAGATTAATCAGGATTATTTGGGGGACACCCAGTTGATGTCTATCACAGTCACCTCACCAGAACAACAGTGTCTGCTGGAGAAAGGGGAAAACTGCAGTGACCAGAGTCAGTGCAGCAACAACAATGAAGCTTTAACGAAAACCGATGGTGGCAGCAGCAACGAGTCCATCGGCCCTTTGCAACCCATCAGTGCTCATGTCAGTCCACAATCAGTACTGTCTGAACCTACAACTTTACTTTCCAACAACGAACAGCTTCCTCTCCAAAGTAGCATCCCCACACAGTCCTCCTCTCAGCCCACCAGTCCTCAAATCATTAGCCCCACTTCCACCAGTCCCCATGTCAATGTCAATATCACATTCCACATAGGAAATGGCTCCAGCACGACACCGACACCATCTGTCATACCTACAGACATTCTGCAGATGGACCCTTTACTCCCCcttggagaggaagaagaagcctTCAGTATTCCACAACAAGAAGCTGGCAAACAGTCCCTGCTGTCAGTGCAGGAGAGTACAGGTTGCTGTACATGAACAATCAGCAGCATGAGagactgagatttttttttgtatattgcaAACGATATTGAAAACAATGTGACTGTGAGATGCTTCAACATCACAGTTGTCACTTTGTgttattatatgtatatatggtATGCTGTTAATAAAGATGTACATGTTATAATTCCATAAGTAATGGAGAGCGAGTAAAATTACTTTTCAAATTATACTGATGCTGTTGAATTAATGTTGGGACAGAGTGAACACAGGTTCTGGGTTGGACAAAAGGGCCGTCTGTTGAGTTTGCATGTAGTGTACAGTACTTTGTGTGTAAGTTCCCTTAAGTTCTCTTCAGGTGCTCCAACCTCTTCTCAAAGTCCAAAAATTTGCATTACAATGAAGTTGTGTATGTGATGTGTGAATAGTTGTGGCATCCCTGTGAACAATGTATAGACTGTCGAGGTTTTCACCGGTTCTCATCCTGCGATAGGTAAATAATtaaggcagtggttcttaacctgggttcgatcgaaccctaggggttcagtgagtcggcctcaggggttcggcggagacgggggtcaagacaaaacaccccaCATGATGTGTGGAGTGTTTTGTCTTACCTcagccgaacatacacgaatcactgtgcaCGTTTGACACGCTGTGTCAATTCGTggtgacacgccccccttagccgtcactggctgcaggtgatcacgtgacgctacatcgattagcctacctgtgctacaggggaatTTGCGcgctcagtagtcgatttatgcctgtcataatggcacgtcatctgattgctttcttaatattttaattcatagtaactatgttgagcaaaaaaagaaagtggtcggacgaatatgtgcaacgtgaatttacatgtactgtataacggaacgtgatgggagtcagcgttctgcacgatttgcaatgtcaagttgagcaactctagtctcgcactggcaaacaTAAataacacttccttaagctgcatggaaaacaacagaaacagactttgctgagaAAATGTCATAacagtagcacttgccaaggtgaagccagtCATATCTGAACtagtctctcaataacaacagtagaagtcacactgatttgtacgtaggtcatttcatgtgagttcatgcacttgtcttgattttgttctttgaaaaaggtgacattaatgcacaattcattaaatacaccactAAAACATGCAAGTATACTCATGTCTTaaatttggggggaaaaaacaacaacttttttttttttttttttactaaaagggttcggtgagtgagcatatgaaaccggcagggttcggtacctccaacaaggttaagaaccactgaatTAAGGTGATGTATAAAAGTTCATCACTGATTGTAAATGAAAATTTAACATGTGTGATTCTAAGCTGGTGTTATGTGCATGGAATACACgttaaatacagtatacacaaaCATGTAGGCTATCATTTGTCAGGAGTAATGTACTTTCATAGAGGTGACACATCTTCAAGATgtcacaaaaaagcaaaaagctATTGTTTGAGATTTTAGAACAAGTGCATTTGATTCCAGCGCCTCAGTCACTTTAAGGTTTGAtttcattaaacacatttatttttcacactatTTTAGCTTAATGGATATAAAGTTGTACTGGTATGTACTGATTTTACTCGCTGCCCCTGCTGGTCGTCTATTCAGTGGATGATGCTGACCTCTGGTGGTTAACATTTGACACTGCAGCCAGTGGAGCGCCTCTCTCCGTTCATagagaagaagtatactttattgatcccgcaaggggaaattacatagtcactcaggttagtatttttaacagtatacaggccccctgaacacaacacacaaggggacCTATAAGCAGGCATACACcccaaactacacacattgggaggcagactGACGGGCAGTGGCTGTAGACGAATATTCCTCTTGTAATTACGGTGAAATAGTTTCTGACGTGGACCCAAATATTAATGGTGTATTTGCTGTGTTCCTCCGTTCTAATTAATGCAGCTGTCGGTAAGCAGTGACGTTAACCGGGAGACTGACGGGAGAGGAAGTCTGGACCATTCCATTATTTGACAGGTGCAACTTTACATAAAGAATTTATTAATGTACGTACTAATGTATCATCTTATTCAAAACTTTTAatcaagaataaataaaattaaattcatttcattACATATTAATGTAAAAACTGTAATTGTCTCCTAAATACTAAATACTAAAACCAATGTCCCCCATTGTTCCGTACACTTGGTAGCATCTGTTGCCgctgtgtgctgctctgcttccTGGAAGCCACTCGCGTTGGAGCCGCTGGAGTCGCCGTGGAGAGGCTGGTGAGTGGACGTGTTTGTGTACAGAATGTGTTCATTGAGTCCCTCGTTTATGAATTGTCATGTTCAGATAGCGTTACACCCTACATGTTTATTCCGAATCCACGGCAGTCAGCGACTGTTTCGCccgtgtttgtgtctctgctccACTCAGCGTCCTGCTGCGGTGCCGTGGTCCTGGTTGTGTTTACAAAACCCGGTTCACAAGCGAGGAGGAACAAACAGATGAAGTAGCATGAATACCACCGCAGTTGTGCTATAACTGAGCATGTATAGTATTCTAGTTGTAGCATCAGTGTTCGATCACAGATTGAGGTTCATTCGCAAGAAATAAGAGGCTCTCATCAGCTGTTGAATCCCCTTCAGAAGGGAAATTAAAGGGAAGCCTGCTGACACTGGGGTTGGACAGTAGGACACAGCAGCAGGGATCCTACCGCTGCAGGTGATCCCCGGCAGGGTGGTGGGCAGAAATCATTCACTCTGAGTGGGtaaataatgaaacacacaacaagCTGTTGTCTCAGCTGAGGCTAATGTTAACTCAGTGATGATGGATTGTGTCACTATTTTCTGAAAGACAAATGAATGGACACTGAGTGTAGAGCTGTTGagtaaataaaggttaaaaaagaGAGTGAACCATGTCAGTATTATTAGGTTGTCCGGATTTttaagaggttttttttttaaaaatccaaattcTAAAGTGGATTTcataaagtgaaagaaaatatatttttaaattttggaaATCTGGTCATTACAAAATTGCTGAGGATTTGTTTTCAAAGATAACAAATAGTCATTAAAACTTAATATTGTAATGCAATTTTAACCATTGATAACAGTTACAGCccatgaaaatacatttaaacttaTGTTAAACCGATAATTGAAGGTAATTTTGCAGTAACAGAAGTCTGTATTTTTAAGCAGGCCTACCAACACAATTAGCTTCCTGTGGAGTAGAAGGGGTCCTCACCAGATCTGTCCAACCCACATTAACATGTGTTTGCTTTCCCTCCATAGACACTAACAGCGTCACTTCTTCTCAGGTAGCGATGCCTCCTACACTAGTTAGCTGCTGGATGTTGATTATTAGCCTCCTCAGCCTGGATCAGAGTATTTCACTAAATTGGCTGCAAAGAcagtaaacacattttctccatttctcagTGGTTACTTTACATCAGTAGACTATCAGTCTCAGCCCATGTGGCCGGCTGCCCATGGTGCACATTGCTGGTGAAAAAGACAACAACTGAATACCATTTTCAGACTCCAGAGTTTTTTACGTAATTAAACAGGGTGCACCAAAGCAATAATAATAGAATTATTCTTTCTGTTGTTGTAATAAGAAATTGTATTTATGTTCAAATCATTGTTGTATTGGGATGAACAAGACTATTGCTTGCATCTTTGGGCCCCCCTTAGGCGCTGGGCCTCATCAGACATTCTGCTCGTGGATGGCCTTGTTAATGAGTAACCACCAGAATCAGCTCCTGTTAATGATTTCTTTGCTGTACACATATTGGACTGTGCATTGTGTTCATTATTAATGATTTTCAATATGATAATGTTGTTATTTTCCATATTTCAACAGAGACTATTAAGGTGTAATTATAGGTTTCCTGAAGATCTTGTCAGTAACCTGCTACATGGAACTGAAGCGCTCACTCCAAGAATAAACCAACAACACTCCACTCCAGAGAATTGCCATCTTAAATGCTGCTCAGTGTCTGTATTCTCAAATGGCTTGTTGTCTGAAGGACGAGCTCCTCTGTTCCATCTGCCTCAGTATCTACCAGGACCCTGTTAGCTTTGGCTGTGAGCACTATTTCTGCAGGAAG
This sequence is a window from Antennarius striatus isolate MH-2024 chromosome 5, ASM4005453v1, whole genome shotgun sequence. Protein-coding genes within it:
- the tnfrsf1b gene encoding tumor necrosis factor receptor superfamily member 1B isoform X2, translating into MKDIGVLLVLLSATAFLVGSLPYQADSSGKCLNATEYLVDDSNLCCKKCHRGQRLKIECSTTTETVCEPCPTGQYTEGKNYSPNCFSCKKCKSSKGLLYVQNCSTTTNSLCGCRPGMYCIMGFENPYCAECSKYTLCQAGYGVSASGTADSNVKCEPCPEGSFSDTASYTDRCRPHTSCQGRTVIRKGNTTSDTVCEPGGFTSNAQPATKEIYTKFGLTALSTTLISISDSKAAHKPEDSTLSISLVAAESVSNHSTKIPPPTTASVAVIASVSGVILVVITIILLYLRKTFWRKGAARLDHKVDANGNCETSDKINQDYLGDTQLMSITVTSPEQQCLLEKGENCSDQSQCSNNNEALTKTDGGSSNESIGPLQPISAHVSPQSVLSEPTTLLSNNEQLPLQSSIPTQSSSQPTSPQIISPTSTSPHVNVNITFHIGNGSSTTPTPSVIPTDILQMDPLLPLGEEEEAFSIPQQEAGKQSLLSVQESTGCCT
- the tnfrsf1b gene encoding tumor necrosis factor receptor superfamily member 1B isoform X3 → MILICAARNVTVRLKIECSTTTETVCEPCPTGQYTEGKNYSPNCFSCKKCKSSKGLLYVQNCSTTTNSLCGCRPGMYCIMGFENPYCAECSKYTLCQAGYGVSASGTADSNVKCEPCPEGSFSDTASYTDRCRPHTSCQGRTVIRKGNTTSDTVCEPGGFTSNAQPATKEIYTKFGLTALSTTLISISDSKAAHKPEDSTLSISLVAAESVSNHSTKIPPPTTASGRVLVAVIASVSGVILVVITIILLYLRKTFWRKGAARLDHKVDANGNCETSDKINQDYLGDTQLMSITVTSPEQQCLLEKGENCSDQSQCSNNNEALTKTDGGSSNESIGPLQPISAHVSPQSVLSEPTTLLSNNEQLPLQSSIPTQSSSQPTSPQIISPTSTSPHVNVNITFHIGNGSSTTPTPSVIPTDILQMDPLLPLGEEEEAFSIPQQEAGKQSLLSVQESTGCCT
- the tnfrsf1b gene encoding tumor necrosis factor receptor superfamily member 1B isoform X1; its protein translation is MKDIGVLLVLLSATAFLVGSLPYQADSSGKCLNATEYLVDDSNLCCKKCHRGQRLKIECSTTTETVCEPCPTGQYTEGKNYSPNCFSCKKCKSSKGLLYVQNCSTTTNSLCGCRPGMYCIMGFENPYCAECSKYTLCQAGYGVSASGTADSNVKCEPCPEGSFSDTASYTDRCRPHTSCQGRTVIRKGNTTSDTVCEPGGFTSNAQPATKEIYTKFGLTALSTTLISISDSKAAHKPEDSTLSISLVAAESVSNHSTKIPPPTTASGRVLVAVIASVSGVILVVITIILLYLRKTFWRKGAARLDHKVDANGNCETSDKINQDYLGDTQLMSITVTSPEQQCLLEKGENCSDQSQCSNNNEALTKTDGGSSNESIGPLQPISAHVSPQSVLSEPTTLLSNNEQLPLQSSIPTQSSSQPTSPQIISPTSTSPHVNVNITFHIGNGSSTTPTPSVIPTDILQMDPLLPLGEEEEAFSIPQQEAGKQSLLSVQESTGCCT